Sequence from the Drosophila innubila isolate TH190305 chromosome 3L unlocalized genomic scaffold, UK_Dinn_1.0 0_D_3L, whole genome shotgun sequence genome:
tattttggCCCGTCGTTTATTATGTAGCTGACGCGCACGCGCGCTTTGGTTAACcccaacacacaacacacaacacacaacaacaacaacaacagcgaatagtaataaaaacagcaataacagcaacaacaacaacaacaacaacaatagtagcAATGCCAAGCGCGTCGTTCTAGCTGCCGCACTTGAACTTGGTCGAGTCAGCCCGATGTCGACCCACTGCCAGTTGTGGGCTTTTGGTGAGAGGAAACCCCACGATAGTAGTCCGAACAACTCTATACTGGTAATTCATACATTtacgtacatatgtttgtatgtatgtagatgtCGAGCTCCAGCTGGGCTTTTAAGATTCGGCTACGTCACAGACGCGTCATGCAAAAACCTGTCGCTGCTGTCGttatcgttgtcgttgtcgttgtcatcgGTCTCGGTCTCGGTCGTCGTCGctgccgtcgccgtcgtcgtcgttgtcggcGTCGCGACTTCGGCAGCTCGACTTTTTGGTATTTAAGTGCTGGCAACTGAACCTGTGGCATGCATTGATTCGCTAACATTCGCTCTAAAGACTTGCCAGCCTTCTGTGGTCAAGTAGTTTGCTGCTCTGATTtgttgtaataaaattttagctgAAAGGATAATTACCAACGAGTATCAGTTTCGCGTTCAAggatttaaatattcaagaaaaaaaaaaaatatattaaaaacgtTAAACGTGCCGTgaacgagaaagagagagagttcttTGAATTCAGCTAAATTCTAGACGcaatcagttcagttcaggAACGAATTCGCCCAAGCAATTAAGCAGTGAAAGTGCTAAACATTTCGAGTGCTTATTGCAaatcataaatcaaaatataaataataaatacaaaatagtaTTCAAAGTGTTTGACAAAtactttgcataaatttttgaaattctttttgaaaacaaaacaagaccAACACAAAACTCAAGCAAAATGATGGCCGTAGCAGCTGCCCAAAAGAATCGCGAGATGTTCGCTATCAAGAAGTCCTACAGTATTGAGGTGAGTTACAGAAAATATccaaaaattatcaaaaatataaaaaaaaactgaaaaagaTACACGTCTATGGTCTACGTGACTGTTTAAAGGTTTTCAAAGTCCAAAGCTtaatttgagttgaaaaagttaCAATGATTAAATTCCCAATGCTTTTTGCAACTTGATGAaatgcctgtctgtctgtctgtctgtctgtcctgcTGACAATACACAcccaagaacaacagcaacaacatgttgTAAACACAGCCAAGTGAcaagttattatttaacaaataaatcacTGTGTGACTTGAGAAAGATGCTTATGTAGTGGAGGGAGAGTGAAAGTGGCCAACACCTCATTTGCCCTGCACTTACACAGACGCGTCTCATTGTTGATCTGCCGCTGATTATGTTGATATTtatgtttctgttgttgtggttgttgttgttgttgttgttgttactgcgtTTTGGTTGTATATGAAATCAATAAAGATGATTCAATGAGCCGTCAGCTCtttcatcagcaacagcaacaggtgACAGCAGAGTGAAACTGTATAAACttcccaaaaataataaaaaacaaaaacagaaacagaaaaaaaaaaaaactgcaactgcgacagcgacagccAAAAAGCCAGACTTTGATCTTTGGGTCTGTTGCAGATAGAATAGCCTTTATTGAATGCAGCTAAGCTGACAATACTGTGAAGTTTAGACATTGAATGAGTCAAGTTTGATCAAAGGAATTAAATACATGAGCTTTCTCTTGCCACTTTCATTGCATAAGCGCAGATTGCGCAACAGTTCTCCCACCCAAAAAGGGGGGCAAAGAGTTGCAGGCAACAGCTAATTTCCGGCGCATATCCTGCCACTTTGAACTTGACCAGTGTCACTCAAACTGCTCCAAACTCAattcaaactttaattttaatttgttttattttattttttaattttcagaatGGTTATCCATCCCGTCGCCGCAGTCTTGTGGATGATGCGCGCTTTGAGACCCTGGTTGTCAAGCAGACCAAACAAACGGTGCTCGAGGAGGCACGCAGCAAGGCAAATGGTAGGTCCAtcttaagtttaaataaatccaAAACAGGCTGCAACAGTTTcagtatttatttagtttttattttgatttcaatttaattttttatttattttttattaatttttattaaagatgCCTCGCTTGAGGAGTGCATTCAGCAGGCAAAGGGCGAGCATGTGCCCGCCGAGCAAAATGTCGAGCTGCAGGACGAGCAGCCCAATTTGGAGATGGCCGTTGAGGATGAATATCTTGCAGGTGCttatcttttataattttattactttccttattatttatttcaatttgtttgcattttgcttatgatttttctatatttttatttttatttttgtttttatttttgatctgTTCAGTTGAGGATATTGAAACTGAAGCAGCAATTGAAAGCAGCGTTGAGCAGCCAGCCGGTGATGATGAAAGGCCCACCAAGAACGgtaagtgggcgtggcagaacacacacacacagtcctACATTTATAGAGACTGGGAGTGTGACATGAACTTAAGTGCTTAATATGATAAAGTGGCAGCACTCAGCGTTTATACGTGAGCATTGGACTCTGATTGTTactgtgtatatgtgtgtgtgtctctcacacatacacagtcaCATGCACTGGTGTGCGCCTAAAAGgctacacccacacacataatACAGTCAACAGTTGAGAGTCAACTGGGTAAATGGCGCATttcccattttcattttttacgCTCGACTTAAGCAGTTCTCAACGGTTGCATGGCAACCCTATGAGGAGGGAGTGGGGGGAGTAGCTGCCACACGTAGCTCACTTATCGCTTACGTGACCGTAAAGCCGCTTGCAAGGATGATTATGATTGGCATTCTCCCACCTTTATATAATTGCAGATTATGGCCTCACCGAGGACGAGATTGTCTTGGCCAATGCCGTCTCGGAATCCCCCGAGGCTGAGGCGGCCATCCAGTGTGCCGCTTTGGTGGTGCGCCTGAAGGAGGGCATCTCATCATTGGGCCGCATCCTCAAGGCCATCGAGACATTCCATGGCACCGTACAGCATGTGGAATCGCGCCAATCGCGCATCGAGGGCGTCGATCATGATGTGCTCATCAGGCTGGACATGACCCGTGGCAATCTGCTGCAGTTGATCCGTTCTCTGCGCCAATCCGGCTCCTTCAGCAGCATGAATCTGCTGACTGAGAACAACATCAGTGTGAAGGCTCCATGGTTCCCCAAGCATGCATCCGAGCTGGATAACTGCAACCATCTGATGACCAAGTATGAGCCCGATTTGGACATGAACCATCCCGGATTCGCCGACAAGGTCTATCGTCAGCGTCGCAAGGAGATTGCCGAGATTGCATTCGCCTTCAAGTATGGAGATCCAATCCCACACATCAACTACACCGATGTTGAGGTGAAGACCTGGCGTTCGGTCTTCCGCACCGTGCAGGATCTGGCTCCCAAGCATGCCTGTGCCGAGTATCGTGTGGCCTTCCAGAAGCTGCAGGATGAGCAAATCTTTGTCGATCATCGTCTGCCCCAGCTGCAGGAGATGTCCGATTTCTTGCGCAAGAACACTGGCTTCTCCCTTCGCCCCGCCGCCGGTCTGCTGACCGCTCGCGACTTCCTCGCCTCGCTGGCTTTCCGCATCTTCCAGAGCACCCAGTATGTGCGTCATGTCAACTCGCCGTATCACACTCCCGAGCCGTAAGTATCCACTCAATTCAACTTACTACTCTTTTCACATAGCATACATCAAAAGGCAAAGCTTTTTGTGTGACACTctaattgcatttgctgcCTTTTTGCTGCGGCCCAGAAGCTTCCGCTTCCACTGCCACTTCCACTTCTACTACCATTTTCACTTCCTTTTGCCACAGTTTCTGCCTCTGCCTTCCGCTTGGCAACTTTTATTGTGTGGCAAATTGGTTTAACAATGTGCCAGCACTTTGCTTGTCCTTTAGTGTTTAACACCTAATTGTTTTATGATAACACATTTTCAACACAATTTTCgtattcttgatttttctcATTACAGCGATACCATCCATGAGCTCTTGGGTCATATGCCACTGCTGGCCGATCCCAGCTTTGCCCAGTTCTCGCAGGAGATTGGCCTGGCCTCGTTGGGTGCCTCCGATGAAGAAATCGAAAAGCTCTCCACGGTAAGCATCatcattatttaattgcatggcattattatcattttgaGTGGCTGGCACTTCATAGCTTCCGTTGGCCTTCAATGCAACCGCAGTCGAGGCTAAATGAGTTGACACTTTAATCGACAGGTGTTTCAGTTATTTATCgagatttttgtttgttttttttcttggctCGTTGAATAGGTCTACTGGTTCACTGTTGAGTTCGGTCTCTGCAAGGAACACGGTCAGGTCAAGGCCTACGGAGCTGGTCTCTTGAGCGCCTACGGTGAATTGTTGCACGCCATCAGCGACAAGTGCGAGCATCGCGCCTTCGAGCCGGCTGTCACTGCT
This genomic interval carries:
- the LOC117786804 gene encoding tyrosine 3-monooxygenase, whose amino-acid sequence is MMAVAAAQKNREMFAIKKSYSIENGYPSRRRSLVDDARFETLVVKQTKQTVLEEARSKANDASLEECIQQAKGEHVPAEQNVELQDEQPNLEMAVEDEYLAVEDIETEAAIESSVEQPAGDDERPTKNDYGLTEDEIVLANAVSESPEAEAAIQCAALVVRLKEGISSLGRILKAIETFHGTVQHVESRQSRIEGVDHDVLIRLDMTRGNLLQLIRSLRQSGSFSSMNLLTENNISVKAPWFPKHASELDNCNHLMTKYEPDLDMNHPGFADKVYRQRRKEIAEIAFAFKYGDPIPHINYTDVEVKTWRSVFRTVQDLAPKHACAEYRVAFQKLQDEQIFVDHRLPQLQEMSDFLRKNTGFSLRPAAGLLTARDFLASLAFRIFQSTQYVRHVNSPYHTPEPDTIHELLGHMPLLADPSFAQFSQEIGLASLGASDEEIEKLSTVYWFTVEFGLCKEHGQVKAYGAGLLSAYGELLHAISDKCEHRAFEPAVTAVQPYQDQEYQPIYYVAESFEDAKDKFRRWVSTMSRPFEVRFNPHTERVEILDSVDKLETLVHQMNTEILHLTNAIQKLRRPF